In one window of uncultured Acetobacteroides sp. DNA:
- a CDS encoding ectonucleotide pyrophosphatase/phosphodiesterase, with translation MKKAILFTLGLLFAVVVIAQDQYVVLVSMDAFRWDYSRIYHTPNLDKMAKEGVSAESLIPCFPSKTFPNHYSMATGLYPDHHGIVNNSFYAPEFDESFSLGNQKAKYDPKFYGGEPVWNTAERQGVKAASFFWVGSEIPINGKLPSIWKPYDGAVPFSDRVDSVVSWLKLPASSRPHLVLLYFQEPDAISHRNGPISEQTKAAVESLDSLIGVLRMKLAGVPSGAKVNLIIVSDHGMAPISKDRVVELSTAIKKDWVTQVQADNPAMNIKAKPQYTDSVYNALKRLPHIKAWRSSEVPARLNYGKNPRTLDFVVVADSLWSVTWKMNRNQPADSYIKGTHGYDPEYKDMQGIFYACGPMFKKGYKAPSFENLNVYNIVCKALGIAPAPNDGVPSVLDSIFLNEKKK, from the coding sequence ATGAAGAAAGCTATACTCTTTACTTTAGGTTTACTTTTTGCTGTTGTTGTTATTGCTCAGGATCAGTACGTAGTGCTGGTTTCTATGGACGCCTTCCGATGGGATTATTCGAGGATATACCATACCCCAAACCTCGATAAAATGGCAAAGGAAGGGGTGAGCGCCGAGTCGCTTATCCCATGCTTTCCTTCAAAGACTTTTCCGAATCATTATAGCATGGCTACGGGGCTTTATCCCGACCATCATGGAATTGTGAACAACTCGTTTTACGCGCCAGAGTTCGACGAATCGTTCTCGTTGGGTAACCAAAAGGCTAAGTACGACCCAAAATTCTACGGAGGAGAGCCTGTGTGGAATACGGCGGAGCGGCAAGGCGTTAAGGCCGCGTCGTTCTTTTGGGTGGGAAGCGAAATTCCGATAAACGGAAAGCTGCCATCGATTTGGAAGCCCTATGATGGCGCTGTTCCCTTTTCGGATAGGGTTGATAGCGTGGTTAGCTGGCTTAAGCTTCCAGCTTCTAGTCGTCCGCATCTTGTTTTACTCTACTTCCAGGAGCCTGATGCCATTAGCCATCGCAACGGACCCATATCGGAGCAGACAAAAGCAGCGGTGGAATCGCTGGACAGCCTTATTGGGGTGCTTAGGATGAAATTGGCAGGCGTACCTAGTGGCGCTAAGGTGAATCTGATTATTGTTTCGGATCACGGGATGGCTCCAATATCGAAGGATAGGGTGGTGGAACTCTCTACGGCCATCAAAAAAGATTGGGTTACTCAGGTGCAGGCCGATAATCCAGCTATGAACATTAAGGCAAAACCTCAGTATACCGACTCGGTGTATAATGCGCTAAAGCGGTTGCCTCACATAAAGGCTTGGCGAAGCTCGGAGGTGCCGGCGCGCCTTAACTATGGGAAAAATCCGCGCACGCTAGACTTTGTTGTGGTTGCAGACAGCCTTTGGAGCGTAACGTGGAAGATGAATAGGAACCAACCGGCAGATAGCTACATTAAGGGAACCCATGGCTACGATCCGGAGTATAAAGATATGCAAGGGATATTCTACGCTTGCGGTCCAATGTTCAAGAAGGGGTACAAGGCGCCTTCGTTCGAGAATCTAAACGTTTACAACATTGTTTGCAAGGCGCTGGGTATAGCTCCTGCTCCCAATGATGGCGTTCCGTCGGTGCTGGATAGCATATTCCTAAACGAGAAGAAAAAGTAA
- a CDS encoding LuxR C-terminal-related transcriptional regulator: MNLTVAILVYPEIVQHGIKGIVEDIEANVKVVLKPASEGAFYAACKHGVDMLILDHSLFKQLEQQDALGKNVLGNDEILVVGDHDIVADGFPEGIGYISSQWSIGRLKETIRSFLAARKDALGSDGSDEVTSRERDIIRDIALGLSSKEIADKNFISPHTVITHRKNIARKLGIKSISGLTIYAIVNKLISLEDVKNMEL, translated from the coding sequence ATGAACCTGACAGTCGCAATACTGGTGTATCCAGAGATAGTTCAGCATGGGATAAAGGGCATTGTGGAAGATATCGAGGCTAATGTGAAGGTGGTTTTGAAGCCTGCCAGTGAAGGTGCCTTTTACGCTGCTTGTAAGCATGGTGTTGATATGCTCATTTTGGATCATTCGCTATTCAAGCAGCTGGAGCAGCAAGATGCATTAGGTAAAAACGTTTTGGGCAACGATGAAATTCTGGTTGTGGGAGATCACGACATAGTCGCAGATGGTTTTCCAGAAGGCATTGGCTATATCTCGTCTCAATGGTCAATTGGTCGGCTTAAGGAGACAATCAGATCGTTTTTAGCAGCGCGAAAGGATGCGCTCGGAAGCGATGGCTCGGATGAGGTTACTAGTCGTGAGCGTGATATTATTCGTGATATTGCCTTGGGACTTTCCAGCAAGGAGATTGCCGACAAAAACTTTATCTCGCCCCATACGGTGATCACCCATCGAAAGAATATTGCCCGTAAACTTGGAATTAAGTCAATATCTGGTTTGACTATTTATGCTATTGTAAACAAGCTTATTAGTTTGGAAGATGTGAAAAACATGGAACTGTAA
- a CDS encoding hemerythrin domain-containing protein, translated as MIAKTTKMAEVIDLNHHLLSVIHKAGMTLGFGDATVEEVALKHALNSDFVVAILNAYNDSAYLPEQHLKTFSVVEIVDYLRRSHKVFLVEQLPELALLFERYAAESALTPYKGLLRNFFEEYSSEMEKHFATEDEYMFPYALAVERAHKGDDISEEMARQFREYTIHDFITEHNNIEEKLNDLKNLIVRHVPQAEDSVLAFQILEKLFHLNNDLDDHSRIEELVLIPKVVKLEADLKKKKQ; from the coding sequence ATGATTGCGAAAACAACAAAAATGGCAGAGGTGATAGATCTTAATCATCATCTGCTATCTGTAATTCATAAGGCAGGAATGACCCTTGGTTTTGGTGATGCCACGGTGGAAGAGGTTGCCCTAAAACATGCGCTTAATTCCGATTTTGTGGTTGCAATCCTTAATGCCTACAACGATTCTGCCTATTTGCCAGAGCAACATTTGAAGACATTTTCGGTGGTTGAGATTGTCGACTACCTTAGGCGTTCGCATAAGGTTTTTCTTGTTGAACAGCTTCCTGAACTGGCTTTACTCTTTGAACGATATGCCGCAGAGTCGGCTTTGACGCCATACAAGGGGCTTTTGCGAAACTTCTTCGAAGAGTACAGCAGCGAAATGGAGAAGCATTTTGCTACCGAGGATGAGTACATGTTTCCTTACGCTCTTGCTGTAGAGCGTGCGCACAAGGGTGATGATATTTCGGAGGAGATGGCACGCCAGTTTAGGGAGTACACCATTCACGACTTCATTACCGAGCATAATAATATAGAGGAGAAACTCAACGACCTTAAAAATTTAATTGTAAGGCATGTTCCTCAAGCTGAGGATAGTGTTTTGGCATTTCAAATTTTAGAAAAACTCTTTCATTTAAACAACGACCTCGACGACCATTCGCGTATCGAAGAGCTCGTGCTCATTCCAAAGGTAGTAAAGCTTGAAGCCGATCTAAAGAAAAAGAAGCAATGA